One region of Dysidea avara chromosome 1, odDysAvar1.4, whole genome shotgun sequence genomic DNA includes:
- the LOC136237141 gene encoding uncharacterized protein isoform X3: protein MQPARPFFSASPPPLWEINPTSSAAAVPTTSELTSSPKVSEVSMQKMKPSGRLSPLAIPSSPMSPDPQLSASSFSSASTPVKYLSVVSGKLRAGLPEELDPYYTIECYDRLTNKRVVPMHASMIGCTASTTDTEPNGSAHEVPMITSSASSLLSSSTARATVGVRTLKKPQPDNSPKAPIQSITLTHKYQENKHSRQQKKHSDTSSPSGSRSHSNSPSNGNSTCDVSVVGIPSSAESVSATTEVNIPAEISPSLATHSMLNTAITAAAGLPAIPQPFPLPIMFHPTFTPTTPGTQLPFVYPSLTPLGVSSPLSALQQFPMLQQSHPNPYMMVDFSTFVWPPSSKVAGTGFNFMMPNSSVLQTPPSSALQENFPTRKRCTPPPVVKESSQVASTIPEPSPPKKTRPDFVLTNSSSHLPHIPTLSSATLSPISAASITRHNNIPIVSQEMDTSHKLVTDDAGSSSESEMKDNDDSDSEDDVVTCPQERAPIEGTNNLPPFPDGRGIIQLWQFLLDMLLTPDKSFMIHWTGNEYEFTILQPDDIAAMWGERKGKPRMNYDKLSRGLRYYYSKGIMDKVPGKKLTFKFTCNVEDYVRTRSRNSNAVQTLRAIIRNNKLNHSSSSDLQYNTLNIH from the exons ATGCAGCCAGCTCGTCCGTTCTTTTCGGCGTCTCCACCGCCGCTCTGGGAAATTAATCCTACTTCATCTGCAGCTGCAGTGCCGACTACATCAGAATTAACGTCGTCACCAAAGGTCTCAGAGGTCAGCATGCAGAAGATGAAGCCGTCCGGAAGGCTATCACCCCTCGCGATACCTTCGTCGCCAATGTCCCCTGATCCCCAATTGTCCGCGAGCTCGTTTTCTAGCGCATCGACTCCAGTGAAATATTTGTCAGTTGTATCTGGAAAGCTCAGAGCAGGACTACCAGAAGAACTAGACCCTTACTATACCATTGAGTGCTACGACCGGCTAACAAATAAACGAGTGGTACCTATGCATGCAAGCATGATTGGCTGTACAGCGAGTACTACTGACACGGAGCCTAATGGAAGTGCACACGAAGTGCCTATGATAACCTCATCAGCAAGTTCATTGTTGAGCTCGTCAACTGCTCGGGCTACAGTTGGTGTGAGGACATTGAAGAAGCCACAACCTGACAATTCACCAAAGGCTCCTATCCAGTCTATTACATTGACCCACAAGTATCAAGAGAACAAACATTCAAGACAACAAAAGAAGCACAGTGATACATCATCACCAAGTGGCAGCAGGTCACACAGTAATAGTCCTAGTAATGGCAACAGTACTTGTGATGTGAGTGTTGTAGGGATACCATCAAGTGCTGAAAGTGTTTCTGCTACTACTGAAGTAAACATACCAGCAGAAATATCACCATCATTAGCTACCCACTCGATGTTAAATACCGCCATTACTGCTGCAGCTGGTTTACCAGCAATTCCTCAACCATTTCCATTGCCAATTATGTTCCATCCCACATTTACTCCAACTACACCTGGAACTCAGCTACCATTTGTCTACCCCTCTTTGACACCTCTTGGAGTCAGCAGTCCTCTCTCAGCACTGCAGCAGTTTCCAATGTTACAACAGAGTCATCCCAATCCTTACATGATGGTTGACTTCTCAACATTTGTGTGGCCACCAAGTAGCAAAGTTGCTGGGACTGGATTCAATTTTATGATGCCTAATAGCTCAGTGTTGCAAACACCTCCAAGCAGTGCTCTTCAAGAGAATTTTCCAACCAGAAAAAGATGTACCCCTCCTCCAGTTGTTAAAGAGAGCTCACAGGTAGCATCCACTATTCCTGAGCCATCACCACCAAAGAAGACAAGACCAGATTTTGTTTTGACTAATTCAAGCAGTCATTTACCCCACATACCGACTTTGAGCAGTGCTACACTGAGTCCTATATCAGCTGCTAGTATTACAAGGCACAACAACATTCCCATTGTCAGCCAAGAAATGGACACTAGCCATAAGCTGGTCACAGATGATGCTGGATCAAGTAGTGAGTCAGAGATGAAGGATAATGATGACAGTGATTCAGAAGATGATGTGGTGACTTGCCCACAAGAACGAGCACCCATTGAAGGTACAAATAATCTACCACCTT TTCCCGATGGAAGAGGTATTATACAACTGTGGCAGTTTCTGTTAGACATGTTACTGACACCTGACAAGAGCTTCATGATTCATTGGACAGGAAATGAGTATGAGTTCACCATACTACAACCAGATGACATTGCTGCAATGTGGGGAGAACGCAAGGGAAAGCCTAGAATGAACTATGACAAACTAAGCCGTGGCCTCCGCTACTACTACAGCAAAGGAATCATGGACAAAGTACCAGGAAAGAAACTGACTTTTAAATTCACTTGTAATGTTGAAGACTATGTCAGAACACGGAGCAGGAATTCTAATGCAGTTCAAACACTACGAGCAATTATAAGAAACAACAAACTGAATCATAGTTCATCTAGTGACTTGCAATATAACACCCTTAATATACACTAA
- the LOC136237141 gene encoding uncharacterized protein isoform X2 produces MAIVLPSFPGWNPLSVTNREFFAKSSITVADIPAMQPARPFFSASPPPLWEINPTSSAAAVPTTSELTSSPKVSEVSMQKMKPSGRLSPLAIPSSPMSPDPQLSASSFSSASTPVKYLSVVSGKLRAGLPEELDPYYTIECYDRLTNKRVVPMHASMIGCTASTTDTEPNGSAHEVPMITSSASSLLSSSTARATVGVRTLKKPQPDNSPKAPIQSITLTHKYQENKHSRQQKKHSDTSSPSGSRSHSNSPSNGNSTCDVSVVGIPSSAESVSATTEVNIPAEISPSLATHSMLNTAITAAAGLPAIPQPFPLPIMFHPTFTPTTPGTQLPFVYPSLTPLGVSSPLSALQQFPMLQQSHPNPYMMVDFSTFVWPPSSKVAGTGFNFMMPNSSVLQTPPSSALQENFPTRKRCTPPPVVKESSQVASTIPEPSPPKKTRPDFVLTNSSSHLPHIPTLSSATLSPISAASITRHNNIPIVSQEMDTSHKLVTDDAGSSSESEMKDNDDSDSEDDVVTCPQERAPIEVPDGRGIIQLWQFLLDMLLTPDKSFMIHWTGNEYEFTILQPDDIAAMWGERKGKPRMNYDKLSRGLRYYYSKGIMDKVPGKKLTFKFTCNVEDYVRTRSRNSNAVQTLRAIIRNNKLNHSSSSDLQYNTLNIH; encoded by the exons ATGGCAATTGTGTTACCGTCATTTCCCGGTTGGAATCCACTCTCTGTTACAAATC gtgaattttttgctaAAAGCTCAATCACAGTGGCGGACATCCCAGCAATGCAGCCAGCTCGTCCGTTCTTTTCGGCGTCTCCACCGCCGCTCTGGGAAATTAATCCTACTTCATCTGCAGCTGCAGTGCCGACTACATCAGAATTAACGTCGTCACCAAAGGTCTCAGAGGTCAGCATGCAGAAGATGAAGCCGTCCGGAAGGCTATCACCCCTCGCGATACCTTCGTCGCCAATGTCCCCTGATCCCCAATTGTCCGCGAGCTCGTTTTCTAGCGCATCGACTCCAGTGAAATATTTGTCAGTTGTATCTGGAAAGCTCAGAGCAGGACTACCAGAAGAACTAGACCCTTACTATACCATTGAGTGCTACGACCGGCTAACAAATAAACGAGTGGTACCTATGCATGCAAGCATGATTGGCTGTACAGCGAGTACTACTGACACGGAGCCTAATGGAAGTGCACACGAAGTGCCTATGATAACCTCATCAGCAAGTTCATTGTTGAGCTCGTCAACTGCTCGGGCTACAGTTGGTGTGAGGACATTGAAGAAGCCACAACCTGACAATTCACCAAAGGCTCCTATCCAGTCTATTACATTGACCCACAAGTATCAAGAGAACAAACATTCAAGACAACAAAAGAAGCACAGTGATACATCATCACCAAGTGGCAGCAGGTCACACAGTAATAGTCCTAGTAATGGCAACAGTACTTGTGATGTGAGTGTTGTAGGGATACCATCAAGTGCTGAAAGTGTTTCTGCTACTACTGAAGTAAACATACCAGCAGAAATATCACCATCATTAGCTACCCACTCGATGTTAAATACCGCCATTACTGCTGCAGCTGGTTTACCAGCAATTCCTCAACCATTTCCATTGCCAATTATGTTCCATCCCACATTTACTCCAACTACACCTGGAACTCAGCTACCATTTGTCTACCCCTCTTTGACACCTCTTGGAGTCAGCAGTCCTCTCTCAGCACTGCAGCAGTTTCCAATGTTACAACAGAGTCATCCCAATCCTTACATGATGGTTGACTTCTCAACATTTGTGTGGCCACCAAGTAGCAAAGTTGCTGGGACTGGATTCAATTTTATGATGCCTAATAGCTCAGTGTTGCAAACACCTCCAAGCAGTGCTCTTCAAGAGAATTTTCCAACCAGAAAAAGATGTACCCCTCCTCCAGTTGTTAAAGAGAGCTCACAGGTAGCATCCACTATTCCTGAGCCATCACCACCAAAGAAGACAAGACCAGATTTTGTTTTGACTAATTCAAGCAGTCATTTACCCCACATACCGACTTTGAGCAGTGCTACACTGAGTCCTATATCAGCTGCTAGTATTACAAGGCACAACAACATTCCCATTGTCAGCCAAGAAATGGACACTAGCCATAAGCTGGTCACAGATGATGCTGGATCAAGTAGTGAGTCAGAGATGAAGGATAATGATGACAGTGATTCAGAAGATGATGTGGTGACTTGCCCACAAGAACGAGCACCCATTGAAG TTCCCGATGGAAGAGGTATTATACAACTGTGGCAGTTTCTGTTAGACATGTTACTGACACCTGACAAGAGCTTCATGATTCATTGGACAGGAAATGAGTATGAGTTCACCATACTACAACCAGATGACATTGCTGCAATGTGGGGAGAACGCAAGGGAAAGCCTAGAATGAACTATGACAAACTAAGCCGTGGCCTCCGCTACTACTACAGCAAAGGAATCATGGACAAAGTACCAGGAAAGAAACTGACTTTTAAATTCACTTGTAATGTTGAAGACTATGTCAGAACACGGAGCAGGAATTCTAATGCAGTTCAAACACTACGAGCAATTATAAGAAACAACAAACTGAATCATAGTTCATCTAGTGACTTGCAATATAACACCCTTAATATACACTAA
- the LOC136237141 gene encoding uncharacterized protein isoform X1, protein MAIVLPSFPGWNPLSVTNREFFAKSSITVADIPAMQPARPFFSASPPPLWEINPTSSAAAVPTTSELTSSPKVSEVSMQKMKPSGRLSPLAIPSSPMSPDPQLSASSFSSASTPVKYLSVVSGKLRAGLPEELDPYYTIECYDRLTNKRVVPMHASMIGCTASTTDTEPNGSAHEVPMITSSASSLLSSSTARATVGVRTLKKPQPDNSPKAPIQSITLTHKYQENKHSRQQKKHSDTSSPSGSRSHSNSPSNGNSTCDVSVVGIPSSAESVSATTEVNIPAEISPSLATHSMLNTAITAAAGLPAIPQPFPLPIMFHPTFTPTTPGTQLPFVYPSLTPLGVSSPLSALQQFPMLQQSHPNPYMMVDFSTFVWPPSSKVAGTGFNFMMPNSSVLQTPPSSALQENFPTRKRCTPPPVVKESSQVASTIPEPSPPKKTRPDFVLTNSSSHLPHIPTLSSATLSPISAASITRHNNIPIVSQEMDTSHKLVTDDAGSSSESEMKDNDDSDSEDDVVTCPQERAPIEGTNNLPPFPDGRGIIQLWQFLLDMLLTPDKSFMIHWTGNEYEFTILQPDDIAAMWGERKGKPRMNYDKLSRGLRYYYSKGIMDKVPGKKLTFKFTCNVEDYVRTRSRNSNAVQTLRAIIRNNKLNHSSSSDLQYNTLNIH, encoded by the exons ATGGCAATTGTGTTACCGTCATTTCCCGGTTGGAATCCACTCTCTGTTACAAATC gtgaattttttgctaAAAGCTCAATCACAGTGGCGGACATCCCAGCAATGCAGCCAGCTCGTCCGTTCTTTTCGGCGTCTCCACCGCCGCTCTGGGAAATTAATCCTACTTCATCTGCAGCTGCAGTGCCGACTACATCAGAATTAACGTCGTCACCAAAGGTCTCAGAGGTCAGCATGCAGAAGATGAAGCCGTCCGGAAGGCTATCACCCCTCGCGATACCTTCGTCGCCAATGTCCCCTGATCCCCAATTGTCCGCGAGCTCGTTTTCTAGCGCATCGACTCCAGTGAAATATTTGTCAGTTGTATCTGGAAAGCTCAGAGCAGGACTACCAGAAGAACTAGACCCTTACTATACCATTGAGTGCTACGACCGGCTAACAAATAAACGAGTGGTACCTATGCATGCAAGCATGATTGGCTGTACAGCGAGTACTACTGACACGGAGCCTAATGGAAGTGCACACGAAGTGCCTATGATAACCTCATCAGCAAGTTCATTGTTGAGCTCGTCAACTGCTCGGGCTACAGTTGGTGTGAGGACATTGAAGAAGCCACAACCTGACAATTCACCAAAGGCTCCTATCCAGTCTATTACATTGACCCACAAGTATCAAGAGAACAAACATTCAAGACAACAAAAGAAGCACAGTGATACATCATCACCAAGTGGCAGCAGGTCACACAGTAATAGTCCTAGTAATGGCAACAGTACTTGTGATGTGAGTGTTGTAGGGATACCATCAAGTGCTGAAAGTGTTTCTGCTACTACTGAAGTAAACATACCAGCAGAAATATCACCATCATTAGCTACCCACTCGATGTTAAATACCGCCATTACTGCTGCAGCTGGTTTACCAGCAATTCCTCAACCATTTCCATTGCCAATTATGTTCCATCCCACATTTACTCCAACTACACCTGGAACTCAGCTACCATTTGTCTACCCCTCTTTGACACCTCTTGGAGTCAGCAGTCCTCTCTCAGCACTGCAGCAGTTTCCAATGTTACAACAGAGTCATCCCAATCCTTACATGATGGTTGACTTCTCAACATTTGTGTGGCCACCAAGTAGCAAAGTTGCTGGGACTGGATTCAATTTTATGATGCCTAATAGCTCAGTGTTGCAAACACCTCCAAGCAGTGCTCTTCAAGAGAATTTTCCAACCAGAAAAAGATGTACCCCTCCTCCAGTTGTTAAAGAGAGCTCACAGGTAGCATCCACTATTCCTGAGCCATCACCACCAAAGAAGACAAGACCAGATTTTGTTTTGACTAATTCAAGCAGTCATTTACCCCACATACCGACTTTGAGCAGTGCTACACTGAGTCCTATATCAGCTGCTAGTATTACAAGGCACAACAACATTCCCATTGTCAGCCAAGAAATGGACACTAGCCATAAGCTGGTCACAGATGATGCTGGATCAAGTAGTGAGTCAGAGATGAAGGATAATGATGACAGTGATTCAGAAGATGATGTGGTGACTTGCCCACAAGAACGAGCACCCATTGAAGGTACAAATAATCTACCACCTT TTCCCGATGGAAGAGGTATTATACAACTGTGGCAGTTTCTGTTAGACATGTTACTGACACCTGACAAGAGCTTCATGATTCATTGGACAGGAAATGAGTATGAGTTCACCATACTACAACCAGATGACATTGCTGCAATGTGGGGAGAACGCAAGGGAAAGCCTAGAATGAACTATGACAAACTAAGCCGTGGCCTCCGCTACTACTACAGCAAAGGAATCATGGACAAAGTACCAGGAAAGAAACTGACTTTTAAATTCACTTGTAATGTTGAAGACTATGTCAGAACACGGAGCAGGAATTCTAATGCAGTTCAAACACTACGAGCAATTATAAGAAACAACAAACTGAATCATAGTTCATCTAGTGACTTGCAATATAACACCCTTAATATACACTAA
- the LOC136251186 gene encoding uncharacterized protein: MNLDPAARLEDESGKPPDSSREPREDNREPPDDSRKPPDDNWAKPHKDSREPPDDSREPLGGSHEPVLGVLLGAINEIVSELTPTVPISTRPECGRNKDLCSFTDRSNQVSIGSKWNRVHVDGAL, encoded by the exons ATGAATTTGGATCCGGCAGCCAGATTGGAAGATGAAAGCGGGAAGCCACCAGATAGTAGCAGGGAGCCACGTGAAGATAACAGGGAGCCACCAGATGATAGCAGGAAGCCACCAGATGATAACTGGGCCAAACCACATAAAGATAGCAGAGAGCCACCAGATGATAGCAGGGAGCCACTAGGAGGTAGTCATGAACCAGTGCTGGGTGTTTTATTAGGTGCTATCAATGAAATTGTGTCAGAGCTGACACCCACTGTTCCT ATAAGTACCAGACCAGAATGTGGAAGGAATAAAGATTTGTG TTCATTCACTGATAGAAGTAATCAAGTTTCTATTGGATCAAAATGGAATAGAGTACATGTTGACGGAGCGCTTTAA